A single region of the Triticum dicoccoides isolate Atlit2015 ecotype Zavitan chromosome 2B, WEW_v2.0, whole genome shotgun sequence genome encodes:
- the LOC119363838 gene encoding differentially expressed in FDCP 6 homolog has protein sequence MDSNANGGRSTMVGEMESSLERVRRQLSSSSTRHILQGPLLKRSDTLRKWNERWVILDPATGKMEYKVRRSDTTVRGIIVFDSTSTVTLSPTNFHGLPKYEGCCVYIGTPQKKEYFLCAETPSAARAWVSTLHATQLVLQAHKQAVDSLGGNGSAKLGTVATVVAVANATAIEASKEVEAAMKISLRAALGSTTNKLSKGQLDDLTIMMETLRVKDDELHQLLQDIRARDSTIREITDKLQETAEAAETAASAAHAIDEARRFLSSELERLKQDQENQVELSLLRLRESEEKSKLLAEEREHLLKERDSALQEAQMWRSELGKARGNAVILEAAVVRAEEKARVSAADADMRIKEAVSKLESAAKEKEELLALVDALKSQIQRQETSTKQICEERSELCSTSKHMDMDDDNVDKACLSDTDLIPIAENIVELDDEGVDIRTIGDTEWENPHSSEVSDVREVTTEAEENSLDIPVDSQPVADDTFQG, from the exons ATGGACTCCAACGCCAACGGCGGGCGCAGCACG ATGGTAGGGGAGATGGAGAGCAGCTTGGAGCGGGTCAGGCGGCAGCTCTCCTCCAGCTCCACCCGCCATATCCTCCAGGGCCCTCTCTTAAAGCGATCCGATACA CTCAGGAAATGGAATGAGCGGTGGGTTATACTTGATCCAGCTACTGGAAAGATGGAATACAA GGTTCGTAGAAGTGATACAACTGTGAGGGGAATAATTGTGTTCGATTCAACAAGCACCGTCACTTTGTCACCTACCAACTTTCA TGGACTGCCAAAATATGAAGGATGTTGTGTAT ATATTGGGACTCCACAAAAAAAGGAGTACTTTCTTTGTGCAGAAACTCCCAGCGCTGCAAGAGCATGGGTATCTACTTTACA TGCAACTCAGTTGGTCCTACAGGCTCATAAACAGGCGGTGGATTCATTGGGTGGAAATGGTTCTGCAAAATTGGGAACAGTTGCTACTGTTGTGGCTGTGGCCAATGCAACTGCGATTGAAGCATCCAAAGAGGTAGAAGCAGCGATGAAGATCTCCCTGCGGGCAGCTTTAGGCTCAACTACAAATAAACTTAGTAAAGGTCAATTAGATGATCTCACAATCATGATG GAGACCCTTCGAGTTAAAGATGATGAACTGCACCAGCTATTGCAGGATATCCGTGCACGAGATTCCACCATCAGGGAGATTACAGATAAATTACAGGAGACTGCTGAGGCAGCTGAAACTGCTGCTTCTGCTGCTCATGCAATTGATGAAGCAAGAAGATTTTTATCTTCAGAACTTGAACGCCTGAAACAAGATCAGGAAAATCAAGTTGAATTGTCCTTGCTTAGG CTAAGGGAATCAGAAGAAAAGTCAAAGCTTCTTGCTGAAGAAAGAGAGCATTTACTCAAGGAAAGAGATTCTGCTCTTCAAGAAGCTCAGATGTGGCGCTCTGAGCTTGGAAAAGCTAGAGGAAATGCTGTCATTTTAGAAGCAGCTGTTGTGAGAGCTGAAGAGAAAGCTAGGGTTTCAGCAGCCGATGCTGACATGCGAATAAAGGAAGCTGTGAGTAAGCTCGAGTCTGCTGCGAAAGAAAAGGAAGAACTCTTAGCTCTCGTGGATGCTCTAAAATCACAAATACAAAG GCAAGAGACTAGCACAAAACAAATCTGTGAGGAAAGGTCAGAGCTGTGCTCTACTTCAAAGCATATGGACATGGACGACGATAACGTGGATAAGGCTTGTTTAAGCGATACAGACCTGATACCCATTGCGGAGAACATAGTCGAGTTGGATGACGAGGGAGTCGATATACGTACGATCGGGGACACAGAGTGGGAAAATCCTCATTCCTCTGAAGTATCTGATGTAAGGGAGGTgaccacagaagctgaagaaaacagCTTGGATATTCCTGTTGATAGCCAGCCAGTTGCTGACGATACTTTCCAAGGCTAG